The following are encoded together in the Babylonia areolata isolate BAREFJ2019XMU chromosome 18, ASM4173473v1, whole genome shotgun sequence genome:
- the LOC143293107 gene encoding uncharacterized protein LOC143293107, with translation MVMVMFHPHTCGPNQFRCHSFGQCIQEEWVCDTERDCFDGSDERACAHNCTGGKHQGPRYKVECSAGEVQCDNFRCIEETWLCDGSDDCGTNWDEHNCASSCQSTQFLCSDGSHCIDRRWMCDGHDDCRDQSDETSCVCQVNEFKCNHGKCIPENWKCDGDNDCGDFSDEHACPTIHPTLCGDMMTARDCSLMNDTSHPICLDQEDGFKFCRKFCGLCIHT, from the exons atggtgatggtgatg tttcaCCCCCACACGTGCGGCCCGAACCAGTTCCGGTGTCACTCCTTCGGGCAGTGCATTCAGGAGGAGTGGGTCTGTGACACAGAGCGCGACTGCTTCGATGGCTCCGACGAGAGAGCCTGCG cccaCAACTGCACGGGGGGAAAACATCAGGGGCCCCGCT ACAAGGTCGAGTGCTCAGCCGGAGAGGTCCAGTGTGACAACTTCCGGTGTATCGAGGAGACGTGGTTGTGTGACGGCTCAGACGACTGCGGGACCAACTGGGACGAGCATAACTgcg CCTCATCCTGTCAGTCTACCCAGTTCCTCTGTTCGGACGGTTCCCACTGCATCGATCGCCGCTGGATGTGTGACGGCCATGACGACTGTCGGGATCAGAGTGACGAGACCAGCTGCG TGTGCCAGGTGAACGAGTTCAAGTGCAACCACGGCAAGTGTATCCCAGAGAACTGGAAGTGTGACGGAGACAATGACTGCGGGGATTTCAGCGACGAACACGCTTGCC CCACCATCCACCCGACCTTGTGCGGAGACATGATGACGGCACGTGACTGCTCTCTGATGAACGACACCTCGCACCCGATATGCCTCGACCAGGAGGATGGCTTCAAGTTCTGTCGCAAGTTCTGTGGTCTGTGCATCCACACCTAA